A region from the Nitrosopumilus sp. genome encodes:
- a CDS encoding plastocyanin/azurin family copper-binding protein yields the protein MSSPTSSHAYGIGLIALVIGMSASVVFYTSFYLPESLAKPSVSEHILHPEKDFFIDIVKGAVIEGNENYVPNKPTITLEIDNRVIWTNYDDTAHTVTPDHRHSDSYSGDFGSEGVLKPGDVYEFLFTEPQEVLYHCQPHPWMTGKITVEKSRF from the coding sequence ATGAGTTCACCTACATCAAGCCATGCATATGGGATTGGATTGATTGCACTGGTAATTGGTATGTCTGCATCTGTGGTTTTTTACACTTCGTTTTATCTCCCAGAATCATTGGCAAAACCATCTGTATCTGAGCATATCTTACACCCAGAAAAAGACTTTTTTATTGATATTGTAAAAGGTGCCGTTATTGAAGGAAATGAAAACTATGTTCCAAACAAACCAACAATAACGTTAGAAATTGACAATAGGGTGATCTGGACAAATTATGATGATACTGCACATACAGTAACTCCTGATCACCGACATTCTGATTCATATTCTGGTGATTTTGGTTCTGAAGGTGTGTTAAAACCTGGTGACGTCTATGAATTCTTATTTACAGAACCACAAGAGGTTCTATATCACTGTCAGCCACATCCATGGATGACTGGAAAAATTACTGTAGAAAAGAGTAGATTTTAG